One window of the Salvia miltiorrhiza cultivar Shanhuang (shh) chromosome 6, IMPLAD_Smil_shh, whole genome shotgun sequence genome contains the following:
- the LOC130989261 gene encoding 24-methylenesterol C-methyltransferase 2-like has protein sequence MDSLTLFSTAAIVLAGGLYWFVCVLGSAEQKGKRAVHLSGGSIAAEKVQDTYKQYWSFFRRPKEIETAEKVPAFVDTFYNLVTDIYEWGWGQSFHFSPAVPGKSHRDATRLHEEMAVDLLNVGPGKRILDAGCGVGGPMRAIAAHSGANVVGITINEYQVKRARAHNKKAGLDSLCEVVCGNFLEMPFEDSSFDGAYSIEATCHAPKLEEVYAEIYRVLKPGALYVSYEWVTTELFRGDDAEHREVIQGIERGDALPGLRHYSDIAAAASKVGFEVLQEKDLAKPPSQPWWTRLKMGRIAYWRNHILVTILAFIGIAPKGVVDVHEMLFVTADYLTRGGESGIFTPMHMILCRKPESKSD, from the exons atgGATTCCCTCACTCTTTTCTCCACCGCCGCCATCGTCCTCGCCGGCGGCCTCTACTGGTTCGTCTGCGTCCTCGGCTCCGCCGAGCAGAAGGGGAAGCGCGCCGTCCACCTCTCCGGCGGCTCAATCGCGGCGGAGAAAGTCCAGGACACGTACAAGCAGTACTGGTCCTTCTTCCGCCGCCCCAAGGAGATCGAGACGGCGGAAAAGGTCCCCGCCTTCGTCGACACCTTCTACAACCTCGTCACCGACATCTACGAGTGGGGCTGGGGCCAGTCATTCCACTTCTCCCCCGCCGTGCCTGGGAAATCCCACCGTGATGCCACACGCCTCCACGAGGAGATGGCGGTGGATCTCCTCAACGTCGGCCCGGGAAAACGTATCCTCGACGCCGGCTGCGGAGTCGGCGGCCCGATGCGCGCCATCGCAGCCCATTCCGGCGCCAACGTCGTCGGCATCACCATCAATGAGTACCAG GTGAAGCGCGCCCGCGCACACAACAAGAAAGCCGGACTGGACAGCCTCTGCGAGGTCGTGTGCGGCAACTTCCTCGAGATGCCGTTCGAGGACTCGAGCTTCGACGGCGCGTACTCGATCGAGGCGACCTGCCACGCGCCGAAGCTCGAAGAAGTCTACGCCGAGATCTACCGCGTTTTGAAGCCCGGGGCGCTCTACGTTTCGTACGAGTGGGTGACGACGGAGCTCTTCCGTGGCGACGACGCGGAGCACCGCGAGGTGATCCAGGGGATCGAGCGGGGCGACGCGCTCCCGGGATTGAGGCACTACAGCGacatcgccgccgccgcgaGCAAGGTAGGGTTTGAGGTCCTTCAGGAGAAGGATCTAGCGAAGCCGCCGTCGCAGCCGTGGTGGACGCGGCTGAAGATGGGGAGGATCGCCTACTGGAGGAACCACATCCTCGTCACGATCCTCGCGTTCATCGGAATCGCGCCCAAAGGCGTCGTCGACGTGCACGAGATGCTCTTCGTGACGGCGGATTATCTCACCAGAGGCGGCGAGAGCGGGATCTTCACGCCGATGCACATGATTCTCTGCAGAAAGCCTGAGAGTAAGTCTGATTAG